A genome region from Populus alba chromosome 3, ASM523922v2, whole genome shotgun sequence includes the following:
- the LOC118051935 gene encoding plastid lipid-associated protein 3, chloroplastic, translating into MALLYTSYSFLLFSPSSSKKSNNPLPLSKTPPLPSLSFFRKPPQTLRFLTQITKKPKFPTLLTHISSSSSDPTPDSDPEPNPPPVGITDEWGEKAESELEPEYPKAADLDPARNDDEWGGEFVAVENGNAAPPSSSSDVVVEKDERVEELKRSLVDTVYGTDLGFRASSEIRAEALELVNQLEVVNPTPAPVDATGVLDGKWVLVYTAFSELLPLLAAGATPFLKVKSISQTIDASSLSIVNSTTLSGPFATFSFSASATFEFRTPSRIQVEFKEGVLQPPEINSSVELPENVDLFGQKINLSPIQQSLGPLQEAAANIGRTISGQPPLKLPIPGNRASTWLLITYLDEDLQISRGDGGLFILAKEGSPLLEL; encoded by the exons ATGGCACTCCTCTACACCTCTTACTCCTTCCTCCTGTTCTCCCCCTCCTCTTCCAAAAAATCCAACAACCCACTCCCTCTTTCCAAAACCCCACCACTaccatctctctctttcttccgTAAACCCCCTCAAACCCTCCGTTTCCTTACTCAAATTActaaaaaacccaaattccCGACCCTCCTCACACACatctcctcttcctcctctGACCCGACACCTGACTCGGATCCTGAACCAAACCCACCTCCGGTAGGTATCACTGACGAGTGGGGTGAGAAGGCAGAATCCGAACTCGAACCTGAATACCCGAAAGCTGCGGACTTGGATCCTGCGAGAAATGATGATGAGTGGGGTGGGGAATTTGTTGCCGTGGAAAATGGCAACGCAGCGCCACCGAGTTCCAGCAGTGATGTGGTCGTGGAGAAGGATGAGAGGGTTGAGGAGTTAAAGAGGAGTTTGGTAGATACGGTCTATGGTACTGATCTTGGGTTTCGGGCCAGCTCGGAAATTCGGGCTGAGGCTTTGGAGTTGGTTAATCAGTTGGAGGTTGTAAATCCAACTCCGGCACCTGTGGATGCTACTGGGGTGCTTGATGGCAAATGGGTTTTGGT GTATACTGCATTTTCAGAGCTGTTGCCACTTCTGGCAGCAGGTGCTACACCTTTCTTGAAAGTGAAAAGCATATCTCAAACAATTGATGCTAGCAGTCTATCTATAGTGAACTCAACCACATTGTCAGGCCCTTTTGCTACCTTCTCCTTTAGCGCATCTGCTACTTTTGAGTTTCGGACTCCTTCAAGAATACAG GTGGAGTTTAAGGAAGGCGTGCTGCAACCTCCAGAGATAAATTCCAGCGTAGAACTCCCAGAAAATGTTGATCTTTTTGGGCAAAAGATCAATCTGTCTCCCATCCAGCAATCTCTTGGTCCTCTGCAGGAGGCAGCAGCAAATATTGGAAGAACCATTTCTGGCCAGCCACCGCTTAAGTTACCCATTCCAGGCAACCGAGCAAGCACCTGGCTTCTTATTACCTACCTTGATGAGGATCTCCAAATCTCAAGAGGGGATGGTGGACTTTTCATTCTTGCTAAAGAAGGAAGCCCTCTTCTAGAACTGTAG
- the LOC118051730 gene encoding auxin-responsive protein SAUR78 produces the protein MDCLVLPVTMLRKCYSKSRLGYRPLTEDGFGDLDSPVTVVVGKERKEFLVDPFVLEESPFRVLIETVRKDRVFDDTSRSREEKRVIFVDVDVILFEHMLWLMYNDCSSLFQLNLKEIIDFYAQDC, from the coding sequence ATGGATTGCTTGGTCTTGCCTGTAACAATGTTGAGAAAGTGCTACTCGAAGTCACGACTAGGCTATCGGCCATTAACTGAAGATGGGTTCGGCGATTTGGACAGTCCGGTGACCGTGGTGGTGggaaaagagaggaaagagTTCTTGGTTGATCCGTTTGTATTAGAAGAGAGCCCCTTTCGGGTTTTGATTGAAACAGTAAGAAAGGACAGAGTTTTTGATGATACGAGTAGATCAAGGGAGGAGAAGAGAGTGATTTTTGTGGATGTGGATGTCATTTTGTTCGAGCACATGTTGTGGTTGATGTACAATGATTGTTCTTCTTTATTTCAGCTTAATCTCAAGGAGATTATTGACTTCTATGCTCAAGATTGTTAG